The Spiroplasma citri genome has a segment encoding these proteins:
- a CDS encoding HK97 gp10 family phage protein has product MKKSNSVVDIFDFVADSIQQYTYDIQEQIKAEIKNVGEKILAEIKITCPISNKHLTKRRHLKDYFVFKIKLTKDKIIGVIYATKQYQIIHLLEYGYINHWNNEKINPRPFLRNAYNKYIDEYIKKIETILKY; this is encoded by the coding sequence ATGAAAAAAAGTAATTCAGTAGTTGATATATTTGATTTTGTTGCAGACTCAATCCAACAATATACTTATGATATCCAAGAACAAATAAAAGCAGAAATTAAAAATGTAGGTGAAAAAATATTGGCAGAAATTAAAATTACTTGCCCTATTAGCAATAAACATTTAACAAAAAGAAGACATTTAAAAGATTATTTTGTTTTTAAAATAAAATTAACCAAAGATAAAATAATTGGTGTAATTTATGCCACTAAACAATATCAAATAATCCACTTATTAGAATATGGATATATTAATCATTGAAATAATGAAAAAATTAATCCTCGCCCATTTTTACGAAATGCTTATAATAAGTATATTGATGAATATATTAAAAAAATAGAAACTATTTTAAAATATTAG
- a CDS encoding major tail protein encodes MNNNIIEFGLENVHYAKLKYNQTTNKTEYAIPQKILGAVNLSLNVSENTNTFYADNKPYYISHSFQGYSGSLTIAKPSDDFEQEILGIEKDKNGNYIEKSTSLKSEIALGFEIKGDLEEKRIWLLRVNLKRPNQTHNTQTENVNPDTYTFELNALPRIEDNVIKIKTTKKANENNYNNYFSQVPKLEKEEKNENE; translated from the coding sequence ATGAATAACAACATTATTGAATTTGGACTAGAAAATGTTCATTATGCAAAATTAAAATACAATCAAACAACAAACAAAACAGAATATGCAATCCCACAAAAAATATTAGGAGCAGTAAATTTAAGTTTAAATGTTAGTGAAAACACTAATACCTTTTATGCTGATAATAAACCATACTATATTTCACATTCTTTTCAAGGCTATAGTGGTAGTTTAACAATAGCAAAACCATCTGATGATTTTGAACAAGAAATTTTAGGAATTGAAAAAGATAAAAATGGAAATTATATTGAAAAATCAACTAGTTTAAAGAGTGAAATTGCTTTGGGGTTTGAAATCAAGGGTGATTTAGAAGAAAAAAGAATTTGGCTTTTAAGAGTTAATTTAAAACGCCCCAACCAAACTCATAATACTCAAACCGAAAATGTAAACCCAGATACTTATACTTTTGAATTAAACGCCTTACCACGAATTGAAGATAATGTTATTAAAATTAAAACAACAAAAAAAGCTAATGAAAATAATTATAATAACTACTTTTCTCAAGTTCCAAAATTAGAAAAAGAAGAAAAAAACGAAAATGAATAG